The sequence CCCTTTAAATCGAAGAAAGAGGTTGCAGTATTATTTATCATCCTATACCAGTCGGAAGGATTTGACGTCTTTAGATCAAAGTATCCATTAATGAAGCTACGTGCAAAAAAGACCTTCACCTTAGAGTCTGCGCTACTTTGGTATACTAGGTAAACCAAACCAGGAGAGCTAGGCTTAAATTTATTTACACCTGGTCGCAACGGATAGTCGGTAAAGGTTAGGCCGTTATCGTTATGGTTAACCACTCTGGCCGTTATTGGAGCCACCGGACCCCCCCCAACAAAGGCATACACATCGCTGCTAGACGAAACATACATACCTGTAACATTATCCACAAAGCCATAGGTGTTAGTCTTATTTTGCTGCGCAGAAATGCTAGGGTCTGGGTAGGATTGGCATTCGACAATGCGGCGAGGATCGATCTTTTTGTCAAATACAGACAAGCCAATATTGCGCAATGCCGTATCAGCAATCGCTGCTATCGAAGCTCTAGTAACACCAGGCTTAACTTCGGTACAGCTTCCATCCGTAAAAAAGTTAACAAACTTAGCCTTATTCAAATTGGTTTGCCAACATTCTATTTCAGCTAAGCTGATAAACCTATTCCTTTCGCTTTCACCGCCACCATCGGTTTTGGTAACAACCACCTTTACCTTTGTTGGTTTGCTAATACTTTTGGGTAAAGTAATAATCCCAACAGAATTTATGCTAGAAAAATTAAAATCTGTAGCCTTTACAAATGTTTCGTTATCCCTTGTCGACACCCAAATTTCGCCTCCAATAATTGCTCCATTCGAGCCACCATCACCTCGAGGAACCAAATAGATGTAATCCAGCCTACTCGCATCCGACTTCAACGTAAAAATAAACGACTGGGGAAGCGTTATTCCGCTCCATGACGAGTGGTAAATAGTTTCCTTACTCTTGTCGTACGCATTAGACAATGGAGTTCCATCTTGTCCCTGAGGCCCTGCAGCCTCAGTAACAACCAGCTTTATATCGTCGGCATAATTTTCGGTCTTACCCGGAATTATGGGGCTTTCGTTCCTTCCATCTATGATATCGGACGATTTAGAGCAGGACGAAAAAAGTAGCATAAAAACAATGAGCAAAAAAAGTGATTTCCCTTTTTGTAGCAGCTCTTTCTTTAATGACAACCGGCTATATAGTGCAGGTATTATGCAGGTATTATCCATCTTTCCCTATTTTATGTTTTAGTTTTGATATGACATTCACCACGTTTTGCCAAATGGCTATGATCCATCGGCATCCTGTGATTTTTAACTCGTTGATTTAAACC is a genomic window of Alistipes sp. ZOR0009 containing:
- a CDS encoding M60 family metallopeptidase; its protein translation is MDNTCIIPALYSRLSLKKELLQKGKSLFLLIVFMLLFSSCSKSSDIIDGRNESPIIPGKTENYADDIKLVVTEAAGPQGQDGTPLSNAYDKSKETIYHSSWSGITLPQSFIFTLKSDASRLDYIYLVPRGDGGSNGAIIGGEIWVSTRDNETFVKATDFNFSSINSVGIITLPKSISKPTKVKVVVTKTDGGGESERNRFISLAEIECWQTNLNKAKFVNFFTDGSCTEVKPGVTRASIAAIADTALRNIGLSVFDKKIDPRRIVECQSYPDPSISAQQNKTNTYGFVDNVTGMYVSSSSDVYAFVGGGPVAPITARVVNHNDNGLTFTDYPLRPGVNKFKPSSPGLVYLVYQSSADSKVKVFFARSFINGYFDLKTSNPSDWYRMINNTATSFFDLKGDYSVVTFPAEVLRSLSNSEIADYIKTWDEIVYKEQEFMGLVKYGKMHKTRMYIKAVVDPSAYMYATNGYTGYQVETTKELNSVAKLKGASIWGPAHEIGHVNQLRPNFLWPGLTEVTNNVCSLYMQTLYNGLSSSRIQDEDLGGGLTRYQSAFDRFFKNDGHNHFLDDDVFCKLVPFWQLQLYFSNVNGYTDFYKDLLETLRNQPNPDINTCHLEFYKKCCDITKTDLTDFFTQWGLLMPFSATIDDYSSYNLLVSQASIDAAIAYVKGRKYAKPLQPVQFIQDNTVDLYSSSARFSKGTMAFSGGVVTLSNCKNAVVFTVKAKSGKILRVYPPKSNSGSYSIQVNGSDVGSVEATDATGTITILN